Below is a window of Zygosaccharomyces rouxii strain CBS732 chromosome C complete sequence DNA.
TACTTAAGCCGAGTTTCTCTAGAGTATTCGAAGAAATAGGAAGTCTTGCCTCTTTATCATTTAACAGCGAACCGTATGATCCAGCGAGCTGTCCCAATATTCTGTTATCATTGAAACCATAACCCTTAGCATTTGATCTGTAGAAGGCGATAGCACTTATGAGCGCATCGACCAATTCTTCACTATCCGTAAATCCTGATGCGAATTCCTCGATGGTGCTCATATCAGGTTCGTAATCCTCTTGATCTTTGATGATAATTTGTGCTCCCTTGGCTaatttttgcaagaatggaacttcttctttactCATGAACAAGACAGCTTTTCCTGTCTTTCCAGCTCTAGCGGTTCTACCAATTCTATGAATGTATTGGGACATTATAGCTGGTACACCAATCTGTAAGACTTCGCCCACGTCAGGGAAATCAAGCCCACGGGCTGCAACGTCGGTACATACCAGAATTCCAGAACGATCACGCTTAAACTTTTGGACCATCTTTGTCCTAACATTTTGAGTCTTTTTACCATGGAATTCTAAAATGGGTACAGCAACGTCTTGTTGAGCGTGTAGCAATTCAGAGATCAGAGTAGTGCATTTAATCGTTGGTGTAAATAAAATTGCCTTGTAATTTGGGTTAGCAAGTACCTGGCGCTTAACATGATCCATAGTAGCAAGAATAGAATGACCCAAGTTTTCTGCTATGACTGCTGATTGAGAGATCTTTTCATGAGCCTGTGGCTCATTCTTATCCACCGTATCTAGGAATAAACATTCATCCTTGCCCATAATACTTTGTGATAAATCTTGAACTTTAGCATCTAGAGTTGCTGAGAAAAGTAGAGTTCTTATGTGATCGGGACCAGTTTCGttgattttattcaaaatactggaaattttttctaaatcttgCTGGAATCCAATCTCTAATAACCTATCTGCCTCATCCAAAACTTTAACATCCACTTGTTTGAAATGCTTTTCATAACGTTGTAAAATGTCCAATAATCTTCCTGGAGTGGCTATAACCACTTGAGGTTTTCTGCGAATTAAATCAGTGACACTTGCTGCAAAATTAGTCCCCCCAACAAGCGTCAAAGAATGGAATCGCTTGAGGACTGGATGAGCCGCCTGAATTCTTCTAGTTTCCATTTCGATCTGTAAAGCTAGATCTCTAGTAGGTGCTACAATGACATATTTTACAGCTGAAGGGTTTTCCCTCTTGGTATTAATCAAATGCTGGAACATGGGGATTAAAAATGCAAACGTCTTACCGGTACCTGTCTTGGCCCTAGTTATCACATCCTGCGACTGGTTCTCCAAGATCGGCCTTATTGCCTTTTGCTGCACAGGTGTAAGCCCGGTGAACCCAATATTAACAATACAATCGTGCAGATCTCCACCAATAAGTCCATTATTCTTGAGTTGAGCTAGAGTCACTTCAGGTGTATTAGCCTCAAATGGAACCTCGATCAGTTTAGCCCGGGGAAAATTCCTCGGAGATGAACGACTTTCTGATGGTGAGGGTCTAAAATCATTCCTCGAGCTAGCCTTTCGATCTCCAAACTTTTGGTAGAATCTTACTGGTCTAATTATTTGACATCTGGTCTTCAAAATACTACCGAGCGATATCTTGGCCCCTAAGCATCGTGTATTCATGCTGGGAAAGGgtttgtaaagaatttggtgcTGAAGAACTCAGTAAAAATGCTTACAAAAGTTCAAACGTTGCCACTGGATGTAGTGTGTCTTTATAAAGCTGTTTCTTTCTTAGCTCATCGCTGATTTTCggaaaattttcatcaaccaATTTTAGTGACGGTCCATCATACATTACGTCCGACTTGTAAAGTCTAAGGAAATCTTAAAATTAACCTTTAAAACTATCCTAGTGATGAAACTCAAGGCCTGTAGGCAATTGTTTAGCTGGTTTCAGAGGCcttgaatttgatatttgTGAGATCTAGTCTTAGTGGAAGAGCTCTTCCTTGTGAGGAGAAGATATAATACTTATACAAGATGTCTAATCCGATACCTCAGTTGGTAAACATATCGCATGCATTACAATCAGATACTGTGGAGAAGATACGTCGTGACATTAAGGAATTCCATGAAGCATCACAATTGAAGCCCGAGCAAGTGGAGGCTATTAACCACtatatttcttctttgaaatcaaCGTTTGGACGGTTCACCGAGGATAACGAACATGTGGAAAGACAAGATGCAGGCGTTACTTCTGCCGACACTCAGCTATATTCAGGATTGAAATCGATGTACATGGATTATTTAAATCAATTAGGGTCCATCAAGAGGGAAAAAGTACTgggtgatgaagaagtgaGTAAAGATAAACCAGTAGATTATATATCTGAAGAACTACCGTATCTACAACCCacagaaagaaaagaatacaTTGAAGGATTAATGCTGAATGATTCCACCAGCAAAAATATGGGTAAATCTCAGGGATTTTTAGACGGGATGATCAATTTATGTGTGTTAGATTCCACCGTGACAGAAAATCTACGATGTTACGTTACTTTGCTGCGAAAAGTTGGATACacaaaggaagaattgaaaaatctattgCCCAAGGGTTTAGCTCTAATGCCATCATTAACACCTAATAATGCTGAAGAAAAGGCAAAGGAGGCCAGTGCTTCGAAGAAAGTTCCAAGCAGTATGGAGAGTGCACCATCATTCAGTGGAGTTACCACTCATCCTGATTCTACAGGATCTTCAACTGGTACCAACACTACTGGgggtggtgatgatgaacctaagaaaaagatttcattttctagatatttgaagaaaggtGACGGTAATGAAAACGGCAAAAGGAAGGCTTCCCTAATGGAGGAAGACCTGCGTCCTGTAAAAAAAGCAAGAGCAAACGGTGGTAGTGAATTACGATCTATCTTGAGGACAACTGgtagcagtagtagtagcagTAAAAAATCAGGTAATAATATTAAGTTTGTCGACGATTCTTACCTAGTTACGGTTTTCGGTGATGGTTTACCTAATGATGGTTTGCAGTTATCGCCAgaaagattaaagaaagTGCTGAAACCTTTCAAAGAAGGTGAGCCAAGGGAAATTGTACATGTGGTAGAATTTAAAGATAAGGCAGCTGAACTAGACATCGAATTTGATTTATCGCCTGAAGAATCAGATATTACAGAGACTAAGGGCGGTCCAATACCTTGTGAAACGACAGCTCCATTAAAACATAGGCtaaattttgcaaattttAGTCCAGATTTGGGTAATAAACCAATTAGAGAAGCTGTAGTGGTAGAAGATTCGACTGTTAAGGGGAAGGGCCCACTGATAGCGAAAGCGTTTGGTAAGAATAGCTTACTATTGAGAAAGGATAGAGGCGGATTGCCCTACAAACGAATTCCAGATGTGACACCTAATGATTATCCACCTAGACCATGAAACAAAATGTATGTAATTTCaaatagaaatgaaaaaagttgtaaaatttatcattgcTTCTTTTGCTTTTGAGCAAGTGCTTGGTGTCTTGATAGCACGACAGTTGCAGCACTAATCGCACCAAATGGTGGGAAATATTCCAATGCTGTCCTTGCAAAAGTGGGTTGAATACGACGTAAGAACGCATCAATCTCTTTATAGAGAATTGGTAAACCTTCGTTGTTGGTAAGGACATAATCTGCCCTTTCAATACGTTGTTCATTTTGCATCTGCGAATTGATTCTATTGATAGCTTCCTCTTTACTCATCTGTGGATTTCTAACTAGTATCCTTTCCAATTGTAAAGGTTTCTCTGAAACAATTGTCACTGAAACACCACAGAAAAGATCTAATCCAGCCTCAAAGAGTAGTGGAACATCTAAAACACATATGCTGTATCCACAGACGTAGTACCAAAgaatacttttgaaaatagaaTACCTGACTGCGGGATGTGTGATTTGGTTCAACACTTGCAGATCCTCTTTATGGGAGAAGACCCATTTACCGAGAGCAGGACGGTTCAGATGTTTATCGTTGAGTAGAAGATCGGGAATCTTGGGCTGGAAATGGGCGACGATCTTTTTATAGGCTGATTGACCAGGTTCTACCACTTCCCTTGCAATCTTGTCAGCATCGATTACCGGTATATGATGATGCTCTTGTAGTCTGCGGGAAACTGTACTTTTACCGCTAGCAATTCCACCTGTCAAACCAACGACCAGCATGATTTTAAACCAGAATTGATTACTTCTCTTCGGTCAAAAAGGTAGGGGTTATGGTGATGATGTTGATCTTAGTGAAGCATTCCGGGTTCttaatggtgaaaaaaatttcaatactATTACAAAATACAGCTTTAAAAGTTAGATTGTGATGTCTTAGAGGCCTTCCAGATCCTATTTACAATGACTGCTGTACCGAGAGTTTATTCCTTAGTCAATAATCCAGTTGCTTCCCTGCTTGCATATGAGATAGCACAATTGCCAAACCAACCAAAAGTATCTCAAGTAGTGCTATTATTAAATGATCGAAAGAAACTAAATAGGTTTTTGGACAATGATTCCAAATTACTTCTACAGAATTCTGAAGGTATCAATTTCCATCACACTCAATTCATGGCTTCTCACAGACCTCCTGTATATTCCTCCGGTGAAGTGGCGGCAATGGACAATTTTATAGTTTCTGCGAAACATTCACACGCTATGATCCGATctatcaagaaattcaaagagTCTTTAAACCGTAATTCCAATGTCTTACTTTTAAATCCACCGTTTGGTACAGTTGACGAGCTTTATAGAAACATTTGGTCTCGAGAGGAACGGCCTAATATTATTGTGGGTGTCACTTCAGCACAGAATTCATACTATGCAACAGAACCGTCTGAATTTCATATTAGACTTAGGCGAAAGAATattcatttgaagatgagcCCTTTACCCAGAACTCTTTCGAACTATGGCCACGAACAAGCGGTACAAGACCTACAGAAGTTTAAAGAGACGAATGATTTGATGAAAGTAATTCAGAGTGCGTCCCAAAACCACAAAAGCCCGATTGAACTCGATCTTACGCTGTATCCACACGATGAATTACTCCTCATgagattggaaaatttaatCATTTCAAGTTGTATTAAGCCGTTGGCGTTTTTATTCGATTGTTATTCTAAGAGCGAACTATTAGGTTCAAAAAGGACATTAGACATCATTCAAGAATTAATTAAAGAACAAATATCTATTCTTCTATCGAGCCATCCATTCCTGCTGAGTATCCCCCATTGTAATATTGCATTAGATGCTGATAGACTCTATGACCAAGTGATAAGAGTTATGAAAAGATCTAGGATGAATTACTTAAATAAATTGGAATGTACCAATGTCAGGGAGTTGACGGgatattttgttcaattggCATATTATAGAAAATTGGATTGTAAATGG
It encodes the following:
- the MSS116 gene encoding ATP-dependent RNA helicase (similar to uniprot|P15424 Saccharomyces cerevisiae YDR194C MSS116 DEAD-box protein required for efficient splicing of mitochondrial Group I and II introns presumed RNA helicase due to DEAD-box motif) encodes the protein MNTRCLGAKISLGSILKTRCQIIRPVRFYQKFGDRKASSRNDFRPSPSESRSSPRNFPRAKLIEVPFEANTPEVTLAQLKNNGLIGGDLHDCIVNIGFTGLTPVQQKAIRPILENQSQDVITRAKTGTGKTFAFLIPMFQHLINTKRENPSAVKYVIVAPTRDLALQIEMETRRIQAAHPVLKRFHSLTLVGGTNFAASVTDLIRRKPQVVIATPGRLLDILQRYEKHFKQVDVKVLDEADRLLEIGFQQDLEKISSILNKINETGPDHIRTLLFSATLDAKVQDLSQSIMGKDECLFLDTVDKNEPQAHEKISQSAVIAENLGHSILATMDHVKRQVLANPNYKAILFTPTIKCTTLISELLHAQQDVAVPILEFHGKKTQNVRTKMVQKFKRDRSGILVCTDVAARGLDFPDVGEVLQIGVPAIMSQYIHRIGRTARAGKTGKAVLFMSKEEVPFLQKLAKGAQIIIKDQEDYEPDMSTIEEFASGFTDSEELVDALISAIAFYRSNAKGYGFNDNRILGQLAGSYGSLLNDKEARLPISSNTLEKLGLSNNRVALEAFDIHGSYHGKPRSRDGQSSSYRGDRDGQSNSYRGGRDGQSNSYRGGRDGQSNSYRGSRDGQSNSYRGSRDGQSNSYRGNRDRHWYDEEPFQNFVKKGNLKNRNFSNKFYDKRKGHNPRFEN
- the CBS2 gene encoding Cbs2p (similar to uniprot|P14905 Saccharomyces cerevisiae YDR197W CBS2 Translational activator of COB mRNA soluble protein cytochrome b translational activator), whose translation is MTAVPRVYSLVNNPVASLLAYEIAQLPNQPKVSQVVLLLNDRKKLNRFLDNDSKLLLQNSEGINFHHTQFMASHRPPVYSSGEVAAMDNFIVSAKHSHAMIRSIKKFKESLNRNSNVLLLNPPFGTVDELYRNIWSREERPNIIVGVTSAQNSYYATEPSEFHIRLRRKNIHLKMSPLPRTLSNYGHEQAVQDLQKFKETNDLMKVIQSASQNHKSPIELDLTLYPHDELLLMRLENLIISSCIKPLAFLFDCYSKSELLGSKRTLDIIQELIKEQISILLSSHPFLLSIPHCNIALDADRLYDQVIRVMKRSRMNYLNKLECTNVRELTGYFVQLAYYRKLDCKWNQTITTLVEGKTEFQRHRELDYLHLS
- the REF2 gene encoding RNA-processing protein REF2 (similar to gnl|GLV|KLLA0D18689g Kluyveromyces lactis KLLA0D18689g and weakly similar to YDR195W uniprot|P42073 Saccharomyces cerevisiae YDR195W REF2 RNA- binding protein involved in the cleavage step of mRNA 3'- end formation prior to polyadenylation also involved in snoRNA maturation); this translates as MSNPIPQLVNISHALQSDTVEKIRRDIKEFHEASQLKPEQVEAINHYISSLKSTFGRFTEDNEHVERQDAGVTSADTQLYSGLKSMYMDYLNQLGSIKREKVLGDEEVSKDKPVDYISEELPYLQPTERKEYIEGLMLNDSTSKNMGKSQGFLDGMINLCVLDSTVTENLRCYVTLLRKVGYTKEELKNLLPKGLALMPSLTPNNAEEKAKEASASKKVPSSMESAPSFSGVTTHPDSTGSSTGTNTTGGGDDEPKKKISFSRYLKKGDGNENGKRKASLMEEDLRPVKKARANGGSELRSILRTTGSSSSSSKKSGNNIKFVDDSYLVTVFGDGLPNDGLQLSPERLKKVLKPFKEGEPREIVHVVEFKDKAAELDIEFDLSPEESDITETKGGPIPCETTAPLKHRLNFANFSPDLGNKPIREAVVVEDSTVKGKGPLIAKAFGKNSLLLRKDRGGLPYKRIPDVTPNDYPPRP
- the CAB5 gene encoding putative dephospho-CoA kinase (similar to uniprot|Q03941 Saccharomyces cerevisiae YDR196C predicted to catalyze the final step in synthesis of Coenzyme A) translates to MLVVGLTGGIASGKSTVSRRLQEHHHIPVIDADKIAREVVEPGQSAYKKIVAHFQPKIPDLLLNDKHLNRPALGKWVFSHKEDLQVLNQITHPAVRYSIFKSILWYYVCGYSICVLDVPLLFEAGLDLFCGVSVTIVSEKPLQLERILVRNPQMSKEEAINRINSQMQNEQRIERADYVLTNNEGLPILYKEIDAFLRRIQPTFARTALEYFPPFGAISAATVVLSRHQALAQKQKKQ